The Prunus persica cultivar Lovell chromosome G8, Prunus_persica_NCBIv2, whole genome shotgun sequence genome includes a region encoding these proteins:
- the LOC18767614 gene encoding LOB domain-containing protein 29 has translation MTGSGSPCGACKFLRRKCIRGCIFAPYFCHEQGATHFAAIHKVFGASNVSKLLAQLPVSDRCRAALTISYEAQARVQDPIYGCVSHIFALQQQVISLQAQLASVKEQAAKGFSNANPIEKYNMNVQSWPQSESSNILMPQSMNLNNINDSMLPFYSENKNSNSFEGDRNFMIPEVLNDMYGSYGDGEASNSMSSLDMQMSNMQWGFDQDQD, from the exons ATGACAGGTTCTGGTTCTCCTTGTGGAGCTTGCAAGTTcttgagaagaaaatgtattaGAGGTTGCATTTTTGCACCTTATTTCTGCCATGAACAGGGTGCCACTCATTTCGCCGCGATCCACAAGGTTTTTGGGGCAAGCAACGTGTCGAAATTGCTTGCTCAACTTCCGGTGAGCGATCGATGCAGAGCTGCACTCACAATTTCATATGAAGCTCAAGCCAGGGTTCAAGACCCTATTTATGGCTGTGTTTCCCATATTTTTGCTCTCCAGCAGCAG GTTATTAGTTTACAAGCACAACTAGCTTCTGTCAAGGAACAAGCAGCTAAAGGCTTTTCCAATGCGAACCCAATTGAGAAGTACAATATGAATGTGCAGAGTTGGCCTCAGTCGGAAAGTTCAAACATATTGATGCCACAAAGTATGAACCTCAACAACATTAATGATTCAATGCTGCCATTTTACTCCGAAAACAAGAATTCGAATTCTTTTGAGGGTGACCGAAATTTCATGATTCCGGAAGTACTAAATGACATGTACGGCAGCTATGGAGATGGAGAGGCTTCTAATTCAATGTCCTCACTAGACATGCAGATGAGCAATATGCAATGGGGTTTCGATCAAGATCAGGATTGA